The genomic segment TATAATTTATATTATTAACAATTATATTATCCCATATTTTATATTTCAGTATAACATAAATACGTCAATCCTTTGAATCAATGATTTTGTGTATCATTCATGTTGAATTTCAGAATTCACAATTACGACTAAAATTCTTGCAATATTTTTAGAATTATGATGAAGAATTATTTTTGCACTATATCTATATAAAAGCTGAGATTTTCCCAATGGTACAAATCTCAGCTTTTATAAAAATTATTTAACAATATCAAGCTTCATACTATTTGTATCTTCAAAGCCATTTAATATGCTTCCCTCTTATGATTCTTATAAATTGTTAACTTTTTTTATTTTTACCTTCTTAAATTGTTAACTTTTTAAATTCTTAAAAAGTTTTATTTAAAACAATGTTCCATAAAAAAGCAGCTGATAAATCTATTTATAATTCCATAAACAACTTAATCAAGCTTGGAAAATTATGACCATCATCTAAAAAGTATTGTATATACTCACTATACTCTTCATAATTTTCTCTATAAACTTCTAACGCATCAATTAAAGCCTTTCTAGCTTCTTTTAGTTCATAGCTATTTAAGTTTAGAATATCTATTGTATAATTTGCTCTTAAATATTCATTACTATTTTTATCATTACTTTTAGGTATTATCTCACCACTTGCAATACTATAATAAAAATAATCATTAGGATTATCTATAACTGGATTTATAAATTTATCATCATAATTATTCTTTTTATAAATTCCACAGCTATTCTTTTCATTACAAGAAACCAAAATATTATTATAATCCTGAAATTCTTTAGGGTAGAAATCTCTTGGTTTTATATGTTCTATGTGACCGTCATCATTTGTATATATTCTTTTTTCACAATAAGGACAATATTCTTCCTGCTCAACAAGTAATATATTTACCTTAATTTTGTTTCTAATATCGTCCTTATTATAATCTTTCCACGATTTAGGAGTATGTTTTTTCTTATAATCTAATAAAAAGTCAGGTTCTTGTTCTTTATTAACCTTTAGCATTTTTTTTGTTCCTAACTGATACATCCAATCTTATTCTCATAATATCTTTATCTAGATCTCCTAAATACGTTCTTAGATAATTAAATAAATTTTTAAATTCTTCTGTATCATATAAATTTCTATTTAAAAGATCATATACTTTGTTTAATTTATCAGTTATATCTTCATTTCTTAAACTATCTAATTTCATAGTTGTACTTAAGATATCACCTATGCTTTTTCCATAAGTTTCACTTAATTTATCATTATCAACTAACTTAATTCCATCTTCATCTTTTGCCATTACTCTTAACTCATTAGATGTTATATTCCCAATTACATGAGGTGAGTGAGTTGCTATAATCAACTGATTATTATGTCCAATGCTCTTATATACATCGATTATCTTTCTTTGCCATTCTGGATGAAGTGATATTTCTGGTTCATCAATTAATATTATTGAATTATTTACTTCTAAAAACTTAAGCGACAATGCTCTTAAGAACAATTGCTTTTCACCTGATGACAAACCAGTAATATCAAATTCTTTGCCTAAGCTATTTCTAAACATAGGTTTTGTCTCACTTGTTTCAGATAACCCTACCAACTTAATATCTAAATTCATAATAGAAAATATACTATTTATATCATCACAAACTTTATCTATAACTTGACCTATAGTTTTATTTCTGTTTTTAAATATTTCTTTATTAATCTTTGTAGCTATAAATGATGGCACATTTTGAGTCATATTTTGATCTACTATATTTTGAAAATGTGGTGTAAA from the Clostridium beijerinckii genome contains:
- a CDS encoding retron system putative HNH endonuclease; the protein is MLKVNKEQEPDFLLDYKKKHTPKSWKDYNKDDIRNKIKVNILLVEQEEYCPYCEKRIYTNDDGHIEHIKPRDFYPKEFQDYNNILVSCNEKNSCGIYKKNNYDDKFINPVIDNPNDYFYYSIASGEIIPKSNDKNSNEYLRANYTIDILNLNSYELKEARKALIDALEVYRENYEEYSEYIQYFLDDGHNFPSLIKLFMEL
- a CDS encoding AAA family ATPase, with protein sequence MKLEKIKFNNHEIFNDLEIDFKDNNEKILDTIVIIGENGSGKTTLLKCIYDSFEIDECDYEEVEDNKVELTPALYTATVKLEKNEIGMLSPEIAYALGDSSTDPKVVYMPTEINFEKINKVDNTLNFTPHFQNIVDQNMTQNVPSFIATKINKEIFKNRNKTIGQVIDKVCDDINSIFSIMNLDIKLVGLSETSETKPMFRNSLGKEFDITGLSSGEKQLFLRALSLKFLEVNNSIILIDEPEISLHPEWQRKIIDVYKSIGHNNQLIIATHSPHVIGNITSNELRVMAKDEDGIKLVDNDKLSETYGKSIGDILSTTMKLDSLRNEDITDKLNKVYDLLNRNLYDTEEFKNLFNYLRTYLGDLDKDIMRIRLDVSVRNKKNAKG